NNNNNNNNNNNNNNNNNNNNNNNNNNNNNNNNNNNNNNNNNNNNNNNNNNNNNNNNNNNNNNNNNNNNNNNNNNNNNNNNNNNNNNNNNNNNNNNNNNNNNNNNNNNNNNNNNNNNNNNNNNNNNNNNNNNNNNNNNNNNNNNNNNNNNNNNNNNNNNNNNNNNNNNNNNNNNNNNNNNNNNNNNNNNNNNNNNNNNNNNNNNNNNNNNNNNNNNNNNNNNNNNNNNNNNNNNNNNNNNNNNNNNNNNNNNNNNNNNNNNNNNNNNNNNNNNNNNNNNNNNNNNNNNNNNNNNNNNNNNNNNNNNNNNNNNNNNNNNNNNNNNNNNNNNNNNNNNNNNNNNNNNNNNNNNNNNNNNNNNNNNNNNNNNNNNNNNNNNNNNNNNNNNNNNNNNNNNNNNNNNNNNNNNNNNNNNNNNNNNNNNNNNNNNNNNNNNNNNNNNNNNNNNNNNNNNNNNNNNNNNNNNNNNNNNNNNNNNNNNNNNNNNNNNNNNNNNNNNNNNNNNNNNNNNNNNNNNNNNNNNNNNNNNNNNNNNNNNNNNNNNNNNNNNNNNNNNNNNNNNNNNNNNNNNNNNNNNNNNNNNNNNNNNNNNNNNNNNNNNNNNNNNNNNNNNNNNNNNNNNNNNNNNNNNNNNNNNNNNNNNNNNNNNNNNNNNNNNNNNNNNNNNNNNNNNNNNNNNNNNNNNNNNNNNNNNNNNNNNNNNNNNNNNNNNNNNNNNNNNNNNNNNNNNNNNNNNNNNNNNNNNNNNNNNNNNNNNNNNNNNNNNNNNNNNNNNNNNNNNNNNNNNNNNNNNNNNNNNNNNNNNNNNNNNNNNNNNNNNNNNNNNNNNNNNNNNNNNNNNNNNNNNNNNNNNNNNNNNNNNNNNNNNNNNNNNNNNNNNNNNNNNNNNNNNNNNNNNNNNNNNNNNNNNNNNNNNNNNNNNNNNNNNNNNNNNNNNNNNNNNNNNNNNNNNNNNNNNNNNNNNNNNNNNNNNNNNNNNNNNNNNNNNNNNNNNNNNNNNNNNNNNNNNNNNNNNNNNNNNNNNNNNNNNNNNNNNNNNNNNNNNNNNNNNNNNNNNNNNNNNNNNNNNNNNNNNNNNNNNNNNNNNNNNNNNNNNNNNNNNNNNNNNNNNNNNNNNNNNNNNNNNNNNNNNNNNNNNNNNNNNNNNNNNNNNNNNNNNNNNNNNNNNNNNNNNNNNNNNNNNNNNNNNNNNNNNNNNNNNNNNNNNNNNNNNNNNNNNNNNNNNNNNNNNNNNNNNNNNNNNNNNNNNNNNNNNNNNNNNNNNNNNNNNNNNNNNNNNNNNNNNNNNNNNNNNNNNNNNNNNNNNNNNNNNNNNNNNNNNNNNNNNNNNNNNNNNNNNNNNNNNNNNNNNNNNNNNNNNNNNNNNNNNNNNNNNNNNNNNNNNNNNNNNNNNNNNNNNNNNNNNNNNNNNNNNNNNNNNNNNNNNNNNNNNNNNNNNNNNNNNNNNNNNNNNNNNNNNNNNNNNNNNNNNNNNNNNNNNNNNNNNNNNNNNNNNNNNNNNNNNNNNNNNNNNNNNNNNNNNNNNNNNNNNNNNNNNNNNNNNNNNNNNNNNNNNNNNNNNNNNNNNNNNNNNNNNNNNNNNNNNNNNNNNNNNNNNNNNNNNNNNNNNNNNNNNNNNNNNNNNNNNNNNNNNNNNNNNNNNNNNNNNNNNNNNNNNNNNNNNNNNNNNNNNNNNNNNNNNNNNNNNNNNNNNNNNNNNNNNNNNNNNNNNNNNNNNNNNNNNNNNNNNgggggggcggggggagcggaagtgttttcctttgagaaagGGGGGGAGCGGGGCAACATGCAACCCCGGGGCGACGGGGCTCCGACAGCGCCGGGAGCTACAGGCGGCGGCGTGGAGAGGAATCGAATATACATTAACTCTTGGGCCATATACAAATGCACGGCGCTCGCTCCCCGTGTCCCTGAACCGGCGGAAGCCAAACGCGGCTCCCGCGTCTTTGGGCTGAACCGGACCCGCGGTCGGGAGCGAGGGCGCACGTGGTGCCGCCGCTCGTCCCCCTGCCCCGTCCTCGAGTGCCACCCCCGGGAGAGGGGGGgaccggggggggggggctttgATCCTTGTAGTGCTTGTGGCCGGgtgccccccctcccccccccccttccagCCCGGCGCTGGGGTCGGGGGAGGGGGGCTGAGGTTGCTCCGTGGGGGACGCGCAGGCACGGGGTGGAGGGTGCCCCGGTTCGGCTCCGTTGCCCCGGGGTGGGGGCTCCGTTACTGAGCCTCGGCCACGGCGGGGGGCTCGGGGGCCGGGGCGTCCCCCCGCAGGGGGTCTGCTTTGGAGAAATTCATTTCCAGGATGTGTCGCTGGAGGTGTCGCACCCACTCCTCCTGGATGGAGAGGGGGCCCTGGAACTCCACCTCACAGAACCTGCGGGGACACGGCGGCGGCAGATCGGTCCAAGGCTCCTCCGGCggccctggggctgtgggggggTCCCACACCCCCAGGTGGAGTGATGAAGGGTGCCCAAGAACGAAGAGCTCGGAGGTTTGGGAGCCGAGGGAAACACAAAGGGAAGCCAATGGGAGCCCAACGAGGAACCCAACAGGAAAACCAATGGGAAACCCAAAGGAAACTCAATGGGAACCCAAAGGGGAGCCCCAAAGGGAGCTCAATGGGAACCCAAAGGGGAGCCCCAAAGGGAGCTCAATGGGAACCCAAAGGAAACCCAACATGAACCCATGGGGAGCCCCAAAGGGAAAACCAAAAGGGAACCCAAAGGGAGTTCCAAAGGAGAGCCCAACGGGAAGCGAAAGGGAAAACCCCAAAAGGGAGCACCAAGAAAAGCCCAAAGGGGCCCCAAAGCAAAGCCAAAGGAAACTCAACAGGGAACCCAAAGGGAGCCCCCAAAGGGAACCCAGAGAGAAACCAAAGGGGAGCCCAATGGGATCCAAAAGGGAGCCCTGAAGAAAGCCCAAAGGAAACCCCAAAACGAGCCCAAAAGGGGAGCCCAAAGGAAACTCAAAGGAAGCCAAAGGGGAGCCccagaaaaagccaaaaagagCCCAGAGGAAACACAGAGGCAGCCCTAAAAGGGAAGCCCACAAAAGGAAGCCAAAGGAAACCCAGAGGGCGCCCAAAGGAAGCCCTAAAACGAGCCCAAAGGGAGACCCGGAGGGGAGACTGAAAGAAAGCCAAGAGGAGCCCCAAGGGAGCCCGAAAGCGAAGCCCAAGGTGGGCTGGGGCCCAAAGGGAGCCGGCCTACCTGCACTTGAGGGTGTAGATGTTACCCACAAACTTCACCAGGGAGGTCTGCGGCGGGCGGGGGACCAGCGAGGGCACCGGCCTCATCCTGGGCGGGGGCTGGCGCGTCTCCTCCATCTTCTGCTGGAAGTCGGCCCCTTCCTCCTCCCGGTGCAGGGGGGGGTCCAGGGGCCTTGCCTGCCTCCGCTCAAACTCTGGGTGGGGGGAGAGACAATGGGAGGGAAATGGGGAGTCAGCGAGGAAGGGGGAACGTTCCAGCTGAGGGCTGCGTGACATGGCACAGCCTCTGTGCTTTGGAGCAACAAAAAGCATCTCTCCTGATGCCGGGAGGGGCTCCCATTCCTAACGGATCCatgtcccagcagctcccacttcCCAAGGGAACGGGATCCCAACAGCTCCCGCTCCCAAGGGATCCAGACCCCAACGGCTCCCATTCCTGAAGGAACCAGATCCCAATGGTTTCCACTCCCAAAAGAGCCACATCCCAAGGGAACCGGATCCCAACTGCATCCACTCCCAAGGGAACCAGACCCCAACAGCTCCCACACCCAAGGAACTACATCCCAAGGGAACCAGATCCTATATGCTCCCAATCCCAAGGGAACTGGATCCCAGCGGCTCCCAATCCCAAAGGAACCAGACCCCAAGGGAACCAGATCCCAACAGTTTCCACTCCCAAAGGAACCACATCCCAAGGGAACCAGATCCCAATGGTTCTCAGTCCCAAAAGAACCACATCCCAAGGGAACCAGATCCCAACAGTTTCCACTCCCAANNNNNNNNNNNNNNNNNNNNNNNNNNNNNNNNNNNNNNNNNNNNNNNNNNNNNNNNNNNNNNNNNNNNNNNNNNNNNNNNNNNNNNNNNNNNNNNNNNNNNNNNNNNNNNNNNNNNNNNNNNNNNNNNNNNNNNNNNNNNNNNNNNNNNNNNNNNNNNNNNNNNNNNNNNNNNNNNNNNNNNNNNNNNNNNNNNNNNNNNNNNNNNNNNNNNNNNNNNNNNNNNNNNNNNNNNNNNNNNNNNNNNNNNNNNNNNNNNNNNNNNNNNNNNNNNNNNNNNNNNNNNNNNNNNNNNNNNNNNNNNNNNNNNNNNNNNNNNNNNNNNNNNNNNNNNNNNNNNNNNNNNNNNNNNNNNNNNNNNNNNNNNNNNNNNNNNNNNNNNNNNNNNNNNNNNNNNNNNNNNNNNNNNNNNNNNNNNNNNNNNNNNNNNNNNNNNNNNNNNNNNNNNNNNNNNNNNNNNNNNNNNNNNNNNNNNNNNNNNNNNNNNNNNNNNNNNNNNNNNNNNNNNNNNNNNNNNNNNNNNNNNNNNNNNNNNNNNNNNNNNNNNNNNNNNNNNNNNNNNNNNNNNNNNNNNNNNNNNNNNNNNNNNNNNNNNNNNNNNNNNNNNNNNNNNNNNNNNNNNNNNNNNNNNNNNNNNNNNNNNNNNNNNNNNNNNNNNNNNNNNNNNNNNNNNNNNNNNNNNNNNNNNNNNNNNNNNNNNNNNNNNNNNNNNNNNNNNNNNNNNNNNNNNNNNNNNNNNNNNNNNNNNNNNNNNNNNNNNNNNNNNNNNNNNNNNNNNNNNNNNNNNNNNNNNNNNNNNNNNNNNNNNNNNNNNNNNNNNNNNNNNNNNNNNNNNNNNNNNNNNNNNNNNNNNNNNNNNNNNNNNNNNNNNNNNNNNNNNNNNNNNNNNNNNNNNNNNNNNNNNNNNNNNNNNNNNNNNNNNNNNNNNNNNNNNNNNNNNNNNNNNNNNNNNNNNNNNNNNNNNNNNNNNNNNNNNNNNNNNNNNNNNNNNNNNNNNNNNNNNNNNNNNNNNNNNNNNNNNNNNNNNNNNNNNNNNNNNNNNNNNNNNNNNNNNNNNNNNNNNNNNNNNNNNNNNNNNNNNNNNNNNNNNNNNNNNNNNNNNNNNNNNNNNNNNNNNNNNNNNNNNNNNNNNNNNNNNNNNNNNNNNNNNNNNNNNNNNNNNNNNNNNNNNNNNNNNNNNNNNNNNNNNNNNNNNNNNNNNNNNNNNNNNNNNNNNNNNNNNNNNNNNNNNNNNNNNNNNNNNNNNNNNNNNNNNNNNNNNNNNNNNNNNNNNNNNNNNNNNNNNNNNNNNNNNNNNNNNNNNNNNNNNNNNNNNNNNNNNNNNNNNNNNNNNNNNNNNNNNNNNNNNNNNNNNNNNNNNNNNNNNNNNNNNNNNNNNNNNNNNNNNNNNNNNNNNNNNNNNNNNNNNNNNNNNNNNNNNNNNNNNNNNNNNNNNNNNNNNNNNNNNNNNNNNNNNNNNNNNNNNNNNNNNNNNNNNNNNNNNNNNNNNNNNNNNNNNNNNNNNNNNNNNNNNNNNNNNNNNNNNNNNNNNNNNNNNNNNNNNNNNNNNNNNNNNNNNNNNNNNNNNNNNNNNNNNNNNNNNNNNNNNNNNNNNNNNNNNNNNNNNNNNNNNNNNNNNNNNNNNNNNNNNNNNNNNNNNNNNNNNNNNNNNNNNNNNNNNNNNNNNNNNNNNNNNNNNNNNNNNNNNNNNNNNNNNNNNNNNNNNNNNNNNNNNNNNNNNNNNNNNNNNNNNNNNNNNNNNNNNNNNNNNNNNNNNNNNNNNNNNNNNNNNNNNNNNNNNNNNNNNNNNNNNNNNNNNNNNNNNNNNNNNNNNNNNNNNNNNNNNNNNNNNNNNNNNNNNNNNNNNNNNNNNNNNNNNNNNNNNNNNNNNNNNNNNNNNNNNNNNNNNNNNNNNNNNNNNNNNNNNNNNNNNNNNNNNNNNNNNNNNNNNNNNNNNNNNNNNNNNNNNNNNNNNNNNNNNNNNNNNNNNNNNNNNNNNNNNNNNNNNNNNNNNNNNNNNNNNNNNNNNNNNNNNNNNNNNNNNNNNNNNNNNNNNNNNNNNNNNNNNNNNNNNNNNNNNNNNNNNNNNNNNNNNNNNNNNNNNNNNNNNNNNNNNNNNNNNNNNNNNNNNNNNNNNNNNNNNNNNNNNNNNNNNNNNNNNNNNNNNNNNNNNNNNNNNNNNNNNNNNNNNNNNNNNNNNNNNNNNNNNNNNNNNNNNNNNNNNNNNNNNNNNNNNNNNNNNNNNNNNNNNNNNNNNNNNNNNNNNNNNNNNNNNNNNNNNNNNNNNNNNNNNNNNNNNNNNNNNNNNNNNNNNNNNNNNNNNNNNNNNNNNNNNNNNNNNNNNNNNNNNNNNNNNNNNNNNNNNNNNNNNNNNNNNNNNNNNNNNNNNNNNNNNNNNNNNNNNNNNNNNNNNNNNNNNNNNNNNNNNNNNNNNNNNNNNNNNNNNNNNNNNNNNNNNNNNNNNNNNNNNNNNNNNNNNNNNNNNNNNNNNNNNNNNNNNNNNNNNNNNNNNNNNNNNNNNNNNNNNNNNNNNNNNNNNNNNNNNNNNNNNNNNNNNNNNNNNNNNNNNNNNNNNNNNNNNNNNNNNNNNNNNNNNNNNNNNNNNNNNNNNNNNNNNNNNNNNNNNNNNNNNNNNNNNNNNNNNNNNNNNNNNNNNNNNNNNNNNNNNNNNNNNNNNNNNNNNNNNNNNNNNNNNNNNNNNNNNNNNNNNNNNNNNNNNNNNNNNNNNNNNNNNNNNNNNNNNNNNNNNNNNNNNNNNNNNNNNNNNNNNNNNNNNNNNNNNNNNNNNNNNNNNNNNNNNNNNNNNNNNNNNNNNNNNNNNNNNNNNNNNNNNNNNNNNNNNNNNNNNNNNNNNNNNNNNNNNNNNNNNNNNNNNNNNNNNNNNNNNNNNNNNNNNNNNNNNNNNNNNNNNNNNNNNNNNNNNNNNNNNNNNNNNNNNNNNNNNNNNNNNNNNNNNNNNNNNNNNNNNNNNNNNNNNNNNNNNNNNNNNNNNNNNNNNNNNNNNNNNNNNNNNNNNNNNNNNNNNNNNNNNNNNNNNNNNNNNNNNNNNNNNNNNNNNNNNNNNNNNNNNNNNNNNNNNNNNNNNNNNNNNNNNNNNNNNNNNNNNNNNNNNNNNNNNNNNNNNNNNNNNNNNNNNNNNNNNNNNNNNNNNNNNNNNNNNNNNNNNNNNNNNNNNNNNNNNNNNNNNNNNNNNNNNNNNNNNNNNNNNNNNNNNNNNNNNNNNNNNNNNNNNNNNNNNNNNNNNNNNNNNNNNNNNNNNNNNNNNNNNNNNNNNNNNNNNNNNNNNNNNNNNNNNNNNNNNNNNNNNNNNNNNNNNN
The sequence above is a segment of the Numida meleagris isolate 19003 breed g44 Domestic line unplaced genomic scaffold, NumMel1.0 unplaced_Scaffold383, whole genome shotgun sequence genome. Coding sequences within it:
- the LOC110391492 gene encoding protein Wiz-like — protein: MLFVAPKHRGCAMSRSPQLERSPFLADSPFPSHCLSPHPEFERRQARPLDPPLHREEEGADFQQKMEETRQPPPRMRPVPSLVPRPPQTSLVKFVGNIYTLKCRFCEVEFQGPLSIQEEWVRHLQRHILEMNFSKADPLRGDAPAPEPPAVAEAQ